The Pseudodesulfovibrio hydrargyri genome segment CGTTGTCCGGGGTCAGGAGCTGCTTGCCCATGAGCTTCAGGCCGTCGATGAGCGGCTGGAGCACGCCGTGGGGGCCGACCTCGAAGGGGCCGGGGCGGCGCTGGATGTGGCCCGCGAACTTGCGCTCGCAATAGACCCACACCAGGGCGTTTATCCCCAGCCAGGCCATGGCGGCCACCGCCGCGATGATCAGGACTAACAGGTTCATTAAGAATGCGTTCATGAATTCCCCCTACCGGTCGATTTCAGGAATGATCAGGTCCAGGCTGCCCAGGATGGCCACGGCGTCCGCCAGGAGCGTGCCCGTGGCGGCCTCGGCGAAGGCGCTCAGGTTGGAGAACCCGGGCGCGCGCAGCTTGATGCGGTACGGCACCTTGCCGCCGTCGGACACGGCGTAGACGCCGATCTTGCCCCGGCCTCCCTCCACGTTGAAGTAGGCCTCGCCCGCCGGCGGCTTCATGGAGGGCTTGGGGGCCTTGTCCATGATGTGCTTGCCCTCGGCGGACGGGAGCTGCTCCAGGGCCTGCTCGATGATGCGCAGACTCTGCTCCATCTCGGCCAGGCGGACGTGGTAGCGCCCCGCTGAACAGCAGGTGTCGCTCGTGGGAATCTCGAAATCGAAACGGTCGTAGATCGAGTACGGCTCGTCCCTGCGCACGTCATAGGGGACGCCGGCGCCACGGAGCACGGGACCGGTACAGCCGTAGCGGCGGCACATGTCCTGGTCGATGATGCCGATGCCCTCGATGCGGCGGCGCAGGATGAGGTTCTCGGTGACGAGATCGCGGTACATGGGCAGTCTCTCGCGGAAGTGCGGGATGAACGCCTTGATCAGTTCGATACACTTGTCGTCGATGTCCATCTGCACGCCGCCGACGCGGAAGTTGCTGTAGGTCAGCCTGGAGGCCGACGGCCTCTGCAGGATGTCCAGGAGCATTTCACGATCGTCGAATGCGTACATGATGGGCGTGAACGCGCCGAGGTCGAGGATGTAGGCGCCCCACCACAGCAGGTGGGAGGCCAGGCGGTTGAGCTCGGTCATGATGACCCGCAGGTATTCCGCCCTTTCCGGGACCTCGATGCCCATCAGTTTTTCGACCGCGCCCACGTAGGCCCAGTTCCAGGCCATGGCGTGGCCGTAGTCGACGCGGCCCATGTTGGGGATGAATCCTCCCCAGGTCTGGGTCTCGCCCATTTTTTCATGCATGCGGTGCAGGTAGCCCAGCACGGGCTCGGCACGGACGATGTATTCGCCGTCCACCTCGATCACGATCCGCAAGACGCCGTGCGTCGACGGGTGTTGCGGACCCATGTTGATGATCAGGGTGCCGTCCTGCTTCCCGGCCTCGAACTTCTGGGTGTAGAAATCACCCTTCATTTGTTCCGTATTCTGGTAAGCCGACATACACTCTCAGTCCGGTGTTTGATACCGACCGGTCGCCCCGGCCTACGCGTCGGAGGCCTCCCC includes the following:
- a CDS encoding NADH-quinone oxidoreductase subunit D, with protein sequence MSAYQNTEQMKGDFYTQKFEAGKQDGTLIINMGPQHPSTHGVLRIVIEVDGEYIVRAEPVLGYLHRMHEKMGETQTWGGFIPNMGRVDYGHAMAWNWAYVGAVEKLMGIEVPERAEYLRVIMTELNRLASHLLWWGAYILDLGAFTPIMYAFDDREMLLDILQRPSASRLTYSNFRVGGVQMDIDDKCIELIKAFIPHFRERLPMYRDLVTENLILRRRIEGIGIIDQDMCRRYGCTGPVLRGAGVPYDVRRDEPYSIYDRFDFEIPTSDTCCSAGRYHVRLAEMEQSLRIIEQALEQLPSAEGKHIMDKAPKPSMKPPAGEAYFNVEGGRGKIGVYAVSDGGKVPYRIKLRAPGFSNLSAFAEAATGTLLADAVAILGSLDLIIPEIDR